From Saccharibacillus brassicae:
AGCGGCCGCATCGTGCGATGCGGCCGCTCTTTTTCTTCAAGCTGCGGCGGTGTCCGCGTGGTGCGAACGACCGGCGATCAGGCGTCTGTCTGCTTCCAGCCGAAGCTTGCGACGAAGCGGAAAAACGCTTCGCGGCCCGCGGCGTCGGTCTTGTACACGCCGGCATGGCCGAGAATCTCGGTGAACTTCGCGCCCACTTCGAGGCGGATCAGGTCGAGCGCCGCTTCGGGGCTCAGCGCGGAGCCGCCGCGTTCGATCATCGAACGCACCCACGGCAGATGCTGGGCAAGCGGATGATGAGCGTCGCTCTCCGCCGCGGCCAGCAGCGCGGAATCGCCGCTGAGAATCCGGCCGATCTGGTCCAGTTCGTCTTTGAGACGACCCGGCAGAATCGCCAGACCCATCACTTCGATCAGGCCGATATTTTCTTTTTTGACATGGTGCATTTCGCGGTGCGGGTGGAAAATGCCTTCCGGATGACGTTCGTCCGTCCGGTTGTTGCGCAGCACCAGATCGAGCTCGTACGCGCCTTCGCGGCGGCGGACGATCGGCGTCACCGTGTTATGCCGCACGCTCTCGCCGTTCTTGTCGCTCGACGCGAGCACGTCGACGCTTGCGTCGCTGTACGTTTTCCACGTCTCGTAAATGTCGTTCGCCGCTTCCAGCAGTTCGCCCTGATCGCTGCCGGACAAACGCACGACCGACATCGGCCAGCGGACGATCGACAGCTTCACGGACGGGTAGTGGTCATGCGCGAAGACCGCTTCGGTCACGGCGCGTTCGATCGCGAACGTATGCTTGCCGCCCTGGAAATGGTCGTGCGTCAGGATCGAACCGCCGACGATCGGCAGGTCGGCGTTCGAGCCGAGGAAATAATGCGGGAACCGGTCGGTGAACTGCAGCAGCCGGCGCAGCGTGTCCTTCGTCAGCTTCATCGGCACATGGTCGCGGTGCAGGACGATGCAGTGTTCGTTGTAGTAGACGTAAGGCGAATACTGGAACAGCCACGGCTCGTCGTTCAGCGTGAGCGGAATGACACGCAGGTTCTGGCGCGCCGGATGGTTGATCCGGCCCGCATAGCCGACGTTCTCGCGGCAGAGCTGGCATTTCGGGTAGACCGGAGGCGGCAGCAGCCGCGCCTGGGCGATCTCTTCCGACGTTTTCTCCGGCTTGGACAGATTGATCGTGATCTCGATCGGCCCGAAGTCCGACTCATGCGTCCAATAGAGGTTTTTGGCGACCCGGTCCATGCGGATATAGTTGGAATCGATACACCATTTATAGAAACGGTCCGTCGCCGCCGAGATGCCGCCTTCCTGCTCCGCCGCGAGGAAATCGCGGGTCACTTCCGACGGGCGCGCGAGCAGCAGGCCCATCAGCTTGCTGTCGAGCAGATCGCGCTGCGTGTCCGTATTCTCCGGAATCATTCCGGTCTGCGCCGCGTAATCGATCAGCGCGTCGAGCATCGGCTGCGGGCCTGCCGGCAGTTCCTCGCCGGGCGCGTCGCCGCCGGCGTAAGGCTCGTCGAATCCGAACTGCTCCAGCAGCCGGTTGCGTCCGTAATCTTCGTCGGCCGCTTCCAGCAGCCCTTCCCGCAGCGAGAACGCGGTCAGGCGATCGATCGCCCGCAGCGCTTCTTCGCGGGACACGGGTCCGTCAGACGAACCCGTGGCGGCGCGCCGCGTGCTGCCGGACGGCTGAACGTCGCCCGGACGTTCGCCCGCCGCTCCTTGCTGTACTCCGTTTTTCAACTGTTCGCTCATAAAAGGCTGCCCCCGTTATCGATCTCGTTTTTTAGTCGTTATAGCCGTCCGGACGCGATTGGTGCCAGTTCCAGGCGCTGGAGATGATCGTCTCGATATTTTCGCGCGCCGGGCTCCAGCCGAGCACGGTACGCGCTTTGTGCGACGAAGCGATCAGGATCGCCGGGTCGCCGGCGCGGCGCGGTTCGGTTTTGACCGGAATTTCCTTGCCCGTGACGCGGCGCGCCGTTTCGATGATCTCGCGCACGGAGAAACCGCTGCCGCTGCCGAGGTTGAACACGTCGCTCGCCCCGTCGTTTTTGAGATAGTCGATTGCGCGCAGATGGGCATCCGCCAGGTCGCTGACATGCAGGTAGTCGCGCACGCAGGTGCCGTCTTCCGTCGGGTAATCTTCGCCGAAGACGGAAATGTGCGAACGCTGTCCGAGCGCCGTCTGCAGCACGATCGGGATCAGATGCGTCTCCGGACGGTGGTCTTCGCCGATCTTGCCGCTGTCATGCGCGCCGGCCGCGTTAAAGTAGCGCAGAGCGACGTAGCGGACATTCAGCACGCGATCGTACCAGCGGATCATGCGTTCCATCATCAGCTTCGTTTCGCCGTAGACGTTCGTCGGCTCGGTGCGGTCCGTTTCTTCGATCGGCGTCTTCTCCGGTTCGCCGTAAGTCGCCGCCGTGGACGAGAAGACGATCCGGCGCACATTCGCCTCGTTCATCGCTTCGAGCAGGCAGAGCGTGCCGTACATATTGTTGTCGTAGTATTTGCCGGGATTTTCCATGCTTTCGCCGACCAGCGAATTCGCCGCGAAATGGATGACGCCTTCGATCTCATTTTCCGCAAACAATTTCTTCAGCAGTTCCTTGTCGCGCAGATCGCCTTCGTACAGCTTGCCGCCCAGCAGCGCGTCCCGATGACCCGTCTGCAAATTGTCGATAACCACCACTTCTTCGCCGCGTTCGAGCAGAGCCGCCACAGTATGCGAACCGATATAACCGGCACCGCCGGTAACCAAAATTGCCATTGTTAATTCCTCCTTGGATGATAAACGTTTTTTTTGAAAAGAAAACCGAGCTGCCGTCCTTGCCCTGAAAATCAGTTTGCGCCGAGTTCTTCCACGCCTTCGCCTACGCCGCAGACGTAAAATTCGCCTTCGAGGCCGGTGCGCGCCGTGTACCGTTCGCCGACTTCGGCCACGAAACGTTCCACGTCGTCTTCGTGGACCAGCGATACGGTGCAGCCGCCGAAGCCCGCCCCGGTCATGCGTGCGCCGAGCGTACCCGGGATGCGGCGCGCTTCCTCGACCATGACGTCGAGTTCTTCGCAGCTCACTTCGTACAGGTCGCGCAGCGAGTCATGGGACAGGTTCATCAGGCGGCCGAATTCCTGCAGATCGTTCGCCGTGAGCGCTTCGACCGAAGCCAGCACGCGGGCATTCTCTTCGATGACGTGCTGCGCGCGATTGCGCACCGTCTCGTCGGTCAGGGCGGACTTGAAGTCTTCGAACTGCGAAGGCGTCAGCTCGGCCAGGTAGTTGAGATCGGCTTTGCAGCTTCGGAGACGTTCCAGCGCTTGCGTGCACTGCTCCCGGCGCTCGTTGTATTTGGAGTCGACCAGACCGCGGCGCTTGTTCGTATTGCCGATCACAAGCTTGTAGCTGCCCGTCTGAAAAGGAACGTGCTTGTATTCCAGCGTGTCGCACATGAGCAGAATCGCATGGTCCCGTTTGCCGTTGGCGACCGCGAACTGATCCATGATGCCGCAGTTGACGCCGACGAAGTTGTTCTCCGCCGCCTGCGACAGCAGGGCGATCTCGACCGTGTCGCGCTCGTAGCCGCCCATCGACAGCAGCGCGTAGCCGGTGACGACTTCGATCGAAGCGGACGACGAGAGGCCGGCTCCGTTCGGGATTTCGCCGTGGTACAGCAGTTCGAAGCCCCGGGAGACCGGGTAGCCGCGCTGCGCCAGCTCGACCATGACGCCGACCGGATAGTCGGTCCAGGCTCCGGTGCGGTTCAGCCCGATCTCGTCGACCTTGATCTGCGCTTCTTCCGGCAGATTGCTCGACGCGAGACTGATCAGGCCGTCGGCACGTTCGCGAATGACGAGCGTCGTGCCGAATTCCAGCGCCGCCGGCAGCACGTAACCGCCGTTGTAGTCGATATGCTCGCCGATCAGGTTCACGCGTCCCGGGGCATGGAACACGCGCGGTTCGATGTCGGAAGGTCCGAATTTTTCCATAAACATTTGCTTGATTTGTTCGGTATTCACTGTGCGATCACCTCATGGGTTGATTTGTCTGTCTGTGCTCTAAGTATAAAAGATAGCGTTCTTCTTGATAATGCACCGATGTGCGGACTGCATGGACTTATATGACTTTCATCCCGGCAGCGGTTATACTGGAACCCAGCTTGGCATTCAGGAAAGCGAGGAACGTCCATGACCGTAACCCACCCCCCGGCCGCGCAGCCGCCCGCCTTCTCCTACTCTGTCGCGCCGAATCCGATCTACGACGACAAAGGCATGCTGTACGTCCTGTTCGCCGGCGAGAGCCAGACGCTGCCCGAACACAAGATCGGGCCGAAGATCTACGATTATTTCCTGCTGCATATCGTGGAAGAAGGCCGGGGCGTCTTCGTGCACGACGGGCAGCCTTACGAGCTGGAAGCCGGCGACGCGTTTTTGATCCGGCCCGGCCGGCTCGTCAGCTACGCCGCCGATCCGCTGCATCCGTGGCGCTACCGCTGGATCTCTTTTGCCGGCCCGCTCGCCGAAGAAGCGGTGCACGCGGCGGGGCTGACGCCCCAACATCCCGTATTCCGCCCGGCCGCCGTATCGGACATTCCGCGCCTGCTGTCCGATACGCTGGAATCGTTCCGGTCGAGACGGGCGGGCGCGCATCTGGCTTCGCTCGGCTATCTGTACCTGATTCTGGCCGCGGCCGAAGACGTCGTGCGCGGCGATTCGGCGCTGCCCGCCGCCGATACGGCCGGCAGTCTGGCGGTCAAGCAGATGATCCGCTACATGACCGATCAGTATGCCCATCCCGTCTCGATCGAAG
This genomic window contains:
- a CDS encoding UDP-glucose--hexose-1-phosphate uridylyltransferase, whose amino-acid sequence is MSEQLKNGVQQGAAGERPGDVQPSGSTRRAATGSSDGPVSREEALRAIDRLTAFSLREGLLEAADEDYGRNRLLEQFGFDEPYAGGDAPGEELPAGPQPMLDALIDYAAQTGMIPENTDTQRDLLDSKLMGLLLARPSEVTRDFLAAEQEGGISAATDRFYKWCIDSNYIRMDRVAKNLYWTHESDFGPIEITINLSKPEKTSEEIAQARLLPPPVYPKCQLCRENVGYAGRINHPARQNLRVIPLTLNDEPWLFQYSPYVYYNEHCIVLHRDHVPMKLTKDTLRRLLQFTDRFPHYFLGSNADLPIVGGSILTHDHFQGGKHTFAIERAVTEAVFAHDHYPSVKLSIVRWPMSVVRLSGSDQGELLEAANDIYETWKTYSDASVDVLASSDKNGESVRHNTVTPIVRRREGAYELDLVLRNNRTDERHPEGIFHPHREMHHVKKENIGLIEVMGLAILPGRLKDELDQIGRILSGDSALLAAAESDAHHPLAQHLPWVRSMIERGGSALSPEAALDLIRLEVGAKFTEILGHAGVYKTDAAGREAFFRFVASFGWKQTDA
- the galE gene encoding UDP-glucose 4-epimerase GalE → MAILVTGGAGYIGSHTVAALLERGEEVVVIDNLQTGHRDALLGGKLYEGDLRDKELLKKLFAENEIEGVIHFAANSLVGESMENPGKYYDNNMYGTLCLLEAMNEANVRRIVFSSTAATYGEPEKTPIEETDRTEPTNVYGETKLMMERMIRWYDRVLNVRYVALRYFNAAGAHDSGKIGEDHRPETHLIPIVLQTALGQRSHISVFGEDYPTEDGTCVRDYLHVSDLADAHLRAIDYLKNDGASDVFNLGSGSGFSVREIIETARRVTGKEIPVKTEPRRAGDPAILIASSHKARTVLGWSPARENIETIISSAWNWHQSRPDGYND
- a CDS encoding galactokinase, with product MNTEQIKQMFMEKFGPSDIEPRVFHAPGRVNLIGEHIDYNGGYVLPAALEFGTTLVIRERADGLISLASSNLPEEAQIKVDEIGLNRTGAWTDYPVGVMVELAQRGYPVSRGFELLYHGEIPNGAGLSSSASIEVVTGYALLSMGGYERDTVEIALLSQAAENNFVGVNCGIMDQFAVANGKRDHAILLMCDTLEYKHVPFQTGSYKLVIGNTNKRRGLVDSKYNERREQCTQALERLRSCKADLNYLAELTPSQFEDFKSALTDETVRNRAQHVIEENARVLASVEALTANDLQEFGRLMNLSHDSLRDLYEVSCEELDVMVEEARRIPGTLGARMTGAGFGGCTVSLVHEDDVERFVAEVGERYTARTGLEGEFYVCGVGEGVEELGAN
- a CDS encoding AraC family transcriptional regulator, whose amino-acid sequence is MTVTHPPAAQPPAFSYSVAPNPIYDDKGMLYVLFAGESQTLPEHKIGPKIYDYFLLHIVEEGRGVFVHDGQPYELEAGDAFLIRPGRLVSYAADPLHPWRYRWISFAGPLAEEAVHAAGLTPQHPVFRPAAVSDIPRLLSDTLESFRSRRAGAHLASLGYLYLILAAAEDVVRGDSALPAADTAGSLAVKQMIRYMTDQYAHPVSIEDMCQSLGYNRAYLSRLFKQDTGVAPVTYLLRLRIDKARGLLRERPDLSIQQIASSVGLTDPLYFSRQFQRLHGQSPTAYRESVLGRP